GAGAGCGCGGGCTTCGCGTGGCGCGCCGCCTACGAGGAGCGCGCGGCAGCGCTCGCCTCGCTCCACGACCCGCTGCTCGCCGCGCGCGCCGGGGACCTGCGGGACGTGGGGCGGCGCGTGCTGCGCCTCCTCGCGGACGAAGTCTCCGGGAGCACGCGGCCGCCGGACCACCCGGTCATCATCGTGGCCGAGGACCTCGAGCCCTCGGACACCGCGAAGCTGGACCCGCGCCAGGTGCTGGGGCTGTGCACCGCGAGCGGCGGCGCCACCTCGCACACCGCCATCATCGCGCGCTCGCTGGACCTGCCCGCGGTAGCCGCGGTGGGGCCGGCGGCGCTGGACCTCCCGGACGGGCTGCCCTGCATCCTGGATGGCGACGGGGGCGTGCTGGTGGTCGAGCCCACGGAGGCGGACCTGCGGACGGCGGCGGCGCAGCGCGAGGCCTCGGCCCGGCTGCGCGAGGAGGAGCGGCGCCGCGCCTACGAGCCGGCGCTCACGACGGACGGGGTGCGCGTGGAGGTGGGCGCGAACATCTCCGCGCCCGGCCAGGCGCAGGCCGCGGTGGACGCGGGCGCCGAGGGCATCGGGCTGATGCGCACCGAGTTCCTCTTCCTCGAGCGCGACACGCCTCCCGGCGAGCAGGAGCAGCTCGCCGCCTACGAGGCCATCCTCTCGGCGTTCAATGGGCTGCCGGTCATCCTGCGCACGATGGACATCGGCGGCGACAAGGCGGTGCCCTACCTGGACCTGCCGGCCGAGGCGAACCCCTTCCTCGGGGTGCGCGGGCTGCGGCTGAGCCTGCAGCGCCCGGACCTGCTGCGCACCCAGCTGCGCGCCATCCTGCGCGCCTCGCGCCGGGGGCTCGCGCGGGTGATGTTCCCCATGGTCACGAGCCTCGACGAGCTGCTGCAGGCGCGCGCCATCCTCGAGGAGGTGCGGCGCGAGGTGGGCGCCCCGCCGCTCGAGGTGGGGATCATGATCGAGGTGCCAGCGGCCGTGGTGATGGCCGACCAGCTGGCGCAGCACGTGGACTTCTTCTCCATCGGCACCAACGACCTGACGCAGTACGTGCTCGCCATGGATCGGCTGCACCCGGTGCTCGCGCCGCAGGCGGACGGCCTGCACCCGGCGGTGCTGCGCATGGTGCGCCAGACGGTGGAGGCGGCGCGGGGCGCGGGCATCTGGGTGGGCGCCTGCGGAGGCATCGCGGGAGAGCCCGCGGGCGCGCTGGTGCTCGCGGGGCTGGGCGTGACGGAGCTGAGCGTGAGCATCCCCAGCGTGGCGGCGATCAAGGCGAAGCTGCGCAGCCGCTCCATGCGCGAGCTCGAGCAGCTCGCGCAGCGGGCCCTGCAGTGCCGCACCGCCGCCGAGGTCCGCGCCCTCCTCTGTCCTCCCTCCTTCGACACAGGCGCAGCCCGAGTGCCTCAGTCCCCCAGGAGCCCGCCATGGAACCCGCAGGCGCAGTGACGGTGACGCTGAATGCGGCGCTCGATCACTCCCTCGAGTGCGCGCACTTCCGCGCGGGCGAGGTGAACCGCGTCAGCGCGCACTGGCAGACGCCGGGGGGCAAGGGGGTGAACGTGGCGGCCTTCCTCTCCGGCTGGGTGAAGCCGGTGGCCGCGGCGGGCTTCCTCGGCCGGGACAACGCCGCACCCTTCGAGGCCCTCTTCCGCGAGCGCGGCATCGAGGACCGCTGCGTGCGGGTGGCCGGCGAGACGCGGGCGAACCTCAAGGTCCTCGACCGGGAGCGCGACGCCGTCACGGACCTGAACCTGCCGGGCGTGCGCGTGGGGCCCTCCGAGTGGAGCGCGCTGCTCGCGCAGGTGGACGCGCTCGCGCACCGCCAGCCCCTCTTCGTGCTGGCGGGAAGCCTGCCCGAGGGCCTGCCCGGGGACGCGTACGCACAGCTGGTGCGCCGCCTGCGCGCGGCGGGGTGCCGGGTGGCGCTGGACGCGAGTGGCGCGCCCCTGCGCCACGGCGTGCGCGAGCGTCCGCACCTCCTCAAGCCGAACCTGCGCGAGCTCGAGGAGCTGGTGCAGCGCCGCCTTCCGGATCGCGCCGCGGTGCTCGCAGCGGCGCGCGGCCTCGTCGCGGACGGCGTGGAGCAGGTGGTGGTCTCCCTCGGCGCCGAGGGCGCGCTCTGGGTGGAGGCGCGCCAGGCCCTGTACGCGCGGCCCCCCGCGCCCGAGCGCCTCGTGAGCACCGTGGGCGCGGGGGACGCGCTGCTCGCGGGCGTGCTCGCGGGCCTCGCGCTGGGCGAGCCAGCGGCGGCTGCACTGCGGCGGGGCACGGCCTTCGCGGTGGGGACGCTCGGGTGCGCGGGCCCGGTGCTTCCCGGGCACGCGGAGCTCGAGGCGCTGGGGGCGCGGGTGCAGGTGGAAGAAGTCCGCTAAGGAGGGGTCACCGTGGCCAAGCTCGTCGCCGTCACCGCCTGTCCTACCGGCATCGCCCACACCTTCATGGCCGCCGAGGCGCTCGTGCGCGTGGCGGCGGCGCGCGGGCATGCCTTGCGGGTGGAGACCCAGGGCGCGCAGGGGCCGCGCACGCCGCTCACCCCCGAGGAGATCGCCGAGGCGGACGCCGTCATCATCGCCGCGGACACCTTCGTCGAGGAGCGGCGCTTCGTGGGCAAGCCCTTGCACCGCACCTCCACCGCGCAGGCCATCCGGGACACGGAGGGCGTGCTCACCGAGGCGCTGCGCCTGGCGGGGCTCGCGCTCACCTCCGAGCCGGCAGCGCAGGCCCAGGTCATCCCGCTCGCCTCGCGCCGCCGGCACCTGGTGGCGGTGACGGCGTGCCCCACCGGCATCGCGCACACCTTCATGGCGGCCGAGGCGCTCAAGCGGGCGGCGGAGGCGGCCGGCTGCGACATCAAGGTGGAGACGCAGGGCAGCGTGGGGGCGCGCAACACGCTCACGCCCGAGGAGATCTCCTCCGCGGACGCGGTCATCATCGGCGCGGACACGCACGTCTCGCTCGAGCGCTTCGCGGGAAAGCGCCTGCTGCAGACCTCGGTGGGCGATGCGCTCAAGCGCGCGCGGGGCGTGGTGGACGAGGCCCTCGCGCTCCCCCCTCCGCAGGCTACGGCCGCACCCGTGCAGGCAGCGCCCGCGGCGCGGCGCCCTGCCGAGGGCGGCCCCTACACGCACCTGCTCACGGGCGTCTCCTTCATGCTGCCCGTGGTGGTGGCCGGCGGCCTGCTGCTCGCGCTCTCCTACGTCTTCGGCCTCGAGGCGGCGCGCCAGCCGGGCACGCTCGCCGCCGCGCTCTCGCAGGTGGGGGCGGCGGCGTTCGCGCTCATGGTGCCGGTGCTCGCGGGCTACATCGCCTTCTCCATCGCGGACCGGCCAGGGCTCACCCCGGGCCTGGTGGGAGGCCTGCTCGCGATGCAGCTGCAGGCGGGCTTCCTCGGCGGAATCGTGGCGGGCCTGCTCGCCGGCTACCTCGCGCGCTGGCTGCGCGCGGCCATCCGCCTGCCCGCGAACCTGGAGGGGCTCAAGCCGGTGCTGGTGCTGCCGCTGCTCTCCACGCTCGGGGTGGGCCTGCTGATGGTGTACGTGGTGGGCGCGCCCGCGGCCTGGCTCATGGCGGCGATGACGCGCTTCCTGCAGGGGCTGAGCGGCGCGAACGCGGTGCTGCTCGGCGCGCTGCTGGGCGCGATGATGGCGGTGGACATGGGCGGCCCGGTGAACAAGGCGGCCTACGCCTTCAGCGTGGGCCTGCTCTCCAGCAATACCTTCACGCCCATGGCGGCCGTGATGGCGGCCGGGATGACGCCGCCGCTCGGCATCGCGCTCGCCACGCTCGTCGCGCGCAGCCGCTTCACGCGGCAGGAGCGCGAGGCGGGCAAGGCGGCCGCCGTGCTGGGCCTCGCCTTCATCACCGAGGGCGCCATCCCCTTCGCCGCGAAGGACCCGCTGCGCGTCATCCCCTGCCTCACCGCGGGGGCCGCGCTCACCGGCGCGCTCTCGATGCGCGCGGGCGTCATGCTGCGTGCGCCGCACGGCGGCCTCTTCGTGCTGGCCATCCCCGGAGCGGTGACCCCGGTGCTGCCCTACGTGCTCGCCATCCTCGCCGGCAGCGCCGTGAGCGCCGCGGCGCTCGCGCTGGTGAAGCGGCCCCTGCAGGACGAGCGCCCTGCGGCCGGGGCGGGCGGCGGGTGAGCCGCGAGGAGGCGTGGCTGTGGGGGTGGGACGCCACGCCCGGCATCGTCTCGGTGTGGGCCGAGACCGATGGGCGCGCGCTCGTGTGGCGCAGGCCCCCGGGAGGCGGAGGCACGCTCGTGCGCGAGGAGGCGCGCTTCCGGCCCTGGCTGCTGCTCGCCTCGCTCGAGGACCTCGCCCACCTGGGCCCGCGCCTGCGCCCGGAGTCGGCGGGCCCTGCGCCCGGTGGCGCCGTGACCTACGAGGAGCTGGAGGGGCCCGGGCAGCTGCGCTTCCTCGTGCGCGCGCAGGACGGGCGCGCGCTCGCGCAGGCGGTGCTCGAGGGCGCGCGGCGCCGGCTCGGGGCGGGGGCGCCCGGGCACCTGCGCGAGCTGGGCTCGGACCGCGTGCTCACGCTGCCCCCCGAGGAGCAGTACCTCGTGGCCACGGGCCGCACCTACTTTCGAGACCTGGGCTTCGACGACCTGCGCCGCCTGCAGCTGGACCTGGAGACCACGGGGCTCGACCCCTCCGAGGGGCGCATCTTCCTCGTCGCGCTGCGAGACCCCGAGGGCCGCGCCGAGACGCTGGAGGTGGCGGACGGGAGCGACGCGGCCGAGGCGGACCTGCTGCGCCGCGTGCTCGCGCGCGTGGCGGCCGCGGACCCGGACGTCATCGAGAACCACAACCTGCACGGCTTCGACCTGCCCTTCCTTGCCCACCGGGCCCGCGTGCTCGGCGTGCCGCTCGCGCTGGGGCGCTGGGGGCCCCCGGGCCTGCGCCAGCGCCCCGCGGCGCGCGGCAGCTCGCTCGTGCGCGGCAGCGAGGGGGAGGGCTTGCGGCGCGCGCGCTACACGGTGCCCGGCCGCGAGCTCATCGACACGCTGGATGCCGTCTGGCGCCATGACTTCTCGGCGCGCGATCTGCCGGGGCACGGGCTCAAGGCGGTGGCGCGCCACCTGGGGCTCGCGGGCCCCGAGCGCGAGCACATCCCGGGCGCGCGCGTGCACGAGGTGTTCCTCTCGGACCCCGCGCGCGTGCGCCGCTATGCGATGGACGACGTGCGCGAGGCCGCGGGCGTCGCGCGGCTGCTGGGCGGCGCGGCCTTCGCGCTCGCGCGCATGGCGCCGCGCCGCTACGAGCGGCTCGCGGACGCGGGGCCCGCCACGGGCGTGCTGGACCCGCTGCTCGTGCGCGCCTACCTGCGCGAGCGCAGCGCGCTCCCGGCGCACGCGCCCGGGGACGGCACCTCGCACAGCGGCGCGGCGCTGCACCTCTTCGCCACCGGGGTGGCCCGCCGGGTGGTGAAGGCGGACGTGGCGAGCCTCTACCCCTCGCTGATGCGCCAGTACCGCATCGGCCCCGCGCGCGACCGGCTCGGCGTGCTGCTCGCGCTGGTGGACCGCCTGGTGGAGCAGCGCCTCGCGGCCAAGGCCCGCGCGCGCGCCGCGCCCAGGGGCAGCGCCGAGCGGTACACCGACGAGGCCCTGAGCGCCGCGATGAAGATCGTGGTCAACAGCGCCTACGGCTACATGGGCGCGGGCGGCCTCACCCGCTTCTCGGACGTGCACGCGGCCAACGAGGTGACGCGCCGCGGCCGCCTGGTGCTCGCGCTGCTGTGCCGCGCGCTCGCCGAGCGCGGGGTGACGCTGCTCGAGGCGGACACGGACGGCGTGTACTTCGCCGTGCCCGAGGCCTGGAGCGAGGCCGACGAGCGGCGCGTGGTGGCGGAGGTGGCGGCGCTGCTCCCTCCGCGCGTGCGCCTCGAGTTCGACGGGCGCTATGCGGCGATGCTCTCGCACGAGCCGAAGAACTACGCGCTGCAGCCCTACGGCGGCCCCCTCGTGCTGCGCGGGGTGGCCTTCCGCTCCAGCCGCGCCGAGCCCTTCGGGGAGGACTTCCTGCGCCGCGCCCTCGCGTGCCTGCTCGCCGGGGACGTGCCCGGCGTGCGCGAGGCCTACGTCCAGACGGTGCTCGCGCTGCGCCGCCGCCAGCTGCCCACGCTGCAGGTGGCCCTGCGCGTGCGACTGACGAAGAGTGCGCCCGAGTACCTCTCGCAGCGCGCGCGCCGGCGCGAGCTGCCCTACGAGGCGCTGCTCGCCGCGGGCCGCAGCAGCTGGACCCTGGGCGAGCGCGTGCGCGTGTACCGCGCGACGGGCGGGCGCGCGGGCCTGCTCCCCGAGCCGGACGCGGACGCCGGGCCCGAGGACCCCATGGCCCTCGACCCGGCAGACCCGCGCGACTACGACGCCGAGTACTACGCGCGCCTGCTGCGCGACAGCTTCGCCGCGCGCCTCGCCCGCGCGCTCACCCCGGAGGACTTCGGCGCGGTGTTCGCCGACCCCGGCCAGCCCTCGCTCTTCGAGCCCGTCCTCTCCGGCGTGCAGCCCCTGCTCACCGTCCTCCCACGAACCCTCGACGAGCTTGCGGGCGAGCCGCTACAGGAGGACTGATCGAGAAGGGGGGACTTGGGCCCGGCGGCTTCCCGTGGGAAGAAGGGGGGGATGGCCCGCCTCTCGTCCCCCGCTCCGGACCCCGCCCCGCTCGTCGAGACCGGCGCGCAGGTGTGGCTCGTCGAGGACAGCCCGCTCGAGGCCCAGCGCACGCTCTCCCTGCTCTCCGGCCAGTACACCGTCGTGCACTTCCCGGAGGCCGCCAGCATGCTGGAGCGGCTGAACGGCGCCGTGCCCCCGGACCTGCTGCTGCTGGACTGGCAGCTGCCCGGCGTCTCGGGCCTCGAGGCGCTGCGCTTCGTGCGCGAGCAGTACGACGAGGTGGCGCTGCCGGTGCTGATGATCACCTCGCGCGGCGCCCGCGAGGACGTGCGCGAGGGGCTCGCCGCAGGGGCCAACGACTACGTGGCCAAGCCCTACGACGACGTGGCGCTGCTCGCCCGCGTGCGCACCCTGGTGCGCGTGCGCCGCGCCTTCGCCCGGGCCGAGGACGCGCTCTCCCGGGCCGCGCTCGCGCGCCGCGAGCTGGAGCGCGAGCGCACCCACCTGCGCGAGCTGTTCGCGATCGCCCCGGCCATCGTGGGCGTCACCCGCGGGCCAGAGCACCGCTACGCGCTGGTGAACCCGCTGCACCAGCGCGTCATCGGAGGGGTGCGCCCGCTACTCGGCCGCACCGTGCGCGAGGCGGTGCCGGAGGTGGCGGAGCAGGGCATCCTCGCGCGGCTCGACGAGGTGTACCGCACGGGCGTGCCCTACGAGGGCAGCGAGGTGCCCCTGCGCCTGGATCGCCACGGCGACGGGCGCCTGGAGGATGCCTGGTTCACCTTCGTCTACCAGCCCACGCGCGACGTGGATGGCAAGGTGGACGGGGTGGCCACGTTCGGCTTCGAGGTGACGGCGCACGTGCTCGCGCGCCGGGAGCTGGAGGCCATCGCCCTCGCACTGCGGGCGAGCGAGGAGCGGCTGCAGCTGGTGGTGGACGCCATCCCCGCGCTCATCGCCTTCATCGACGTGGAGCAGCGCTACGTGCTGGGCAACGAGGCCTACCGCAGCTGGTTCGGCGTGGACCCGGCCTCCCTGCCGGGCCGCCGCATCTCCGAGGTGCTGGGCCCGGAGAGCTACCGCGGGGTGCTGCCCTACGTGCAGCGCGCGCTCGCGGGCGAGGCGGTGCGCTTCGAGACGCCCTTCGTGTTCGGCGGTGGGCGGCGCGGGCACCTGCAGGCCGCGTACGTGCCGTACCGGGGGGAGGGTGGAAGGGTGCTGGGCTACGTGGCCATCGGCTGGGACATGACGCGCGAGCACGAGGTGCGCGAGTCGCTGCGCCAGCAGGCGGACTTCGAGCGGCAGCTCATCGGCATCGTGAGCCACGACCTGCGCAACCCCCTGCACGGCATCCAGCTGTCCGCGGCCACGATGCTGCGCCGCCCCGGCCTGGACGAGCGCCACGCCGTCATCGCGCAGCGCATCCTGGCCACCTCGGAGCGCATGGCGCGGATGATCCGCGACCTGCTGGACTTCACCCGCGCCCGGCGCGGCGGCGGGCTCTCGCTCGAGCCCGCCCCGCTGGACCTGCACGCGCTCGCCACGCAAGGGGTGGACGAGGTGCTGCTCACCCACCCGGAGCGCCAGGTGGAGCGGGTGGCGGAGGGCGACGGACGGGGCAGCTGGGACGCGGACCGGCTCGCGCAGCTGCTGAGCAACCTGCTCGTCAACGCGCTCGCCTACAGCCCCCCGGACTCGCGCGTGAGCGTGCTCACCCGCGGGGAGGGCGACCACGTGCTGCTGCAGGTGCACAACTGGGGCGAGCCCATTCCGCCGGACCAGCTGCAGCGCATGTTCCAGCCCTTCGAGCGCGGCGAGAACAAGGTGAACGACGCCGGGCGCAGCATCGGGCTCGGGCTCTTCATCGTGCTGGGCATCGCGCGCGCCCACGGTGGGCAGGTGGAGGTGGAGTCCAGCGCCGCCGAGGGCACCACCTTCCGCGTGCGCCTGCCGAGGTCCCCTCTCCCTCTGGGAGAGGGCTAGGGTGGGGGATTAGCTCCCCTTGGCGCCCGACACCGCCGCGTCGCGCGCGCACGCAGCCGCGCGCTCCAGCAGCAGGCGCCGCTCGCGGTCGTTCTTCGTGAGGGCGGCCGCGCGCTCCAGCTCGTCCTTCGCCTCCGCGTAGCGCCCCAGCTTCGCGAGCAGGTCCGCGCGCACCGCCGGCAGCAGGTGGTAGCGCTCGAGCGCGCGCTCCGATTGCAGCGCGTCCACCAGCGCGAGCCCCGCCTCGGGCCCCTCGGCCATGGACACCGCCACCGCGCGGTTGAGCTCCACCACGGGCGAGCGCGTGAGCGCGGCGAGCGCCGCGTAGAGCGCCGCGATGCGCGCCCAGTCGGTGTCCTCGGCGCGCCGCGCGCGCGCGTGGCAGGCGGCGATGGCGGCCTGCAGCACGTAGGGGCCGTGCGCGTCCCCCAGCGCCTCGGCGCGCGCGAGCGCGGTGAGCCCGCGGCGGATGAGCAGCGGGTTCCACTGGGCGCGGTTCTGCTCGAGCAGCAGCACGGGCTCGCCCGTGGGGCCCACCCGGGCGCCCGCGCGCGAGGCCTGGATCTCCATCAGCGCGACCAGCCCGTGCACCTCGGGCTCCTGCGGCGCGAGCTCGGCGAGGATGCGCCCCAGCCGCAGCGCGTCCTCGCACAGCGCGGGGCGCATCCAGTCGTCTCCGGCCGTGGCCGCGTAGCCCTCGTTGAAGACGAGGTAGATGACCTCCAGCACGGAGGAGAGCCGCTCGGTGAGCTCGGCGCCCCGCGGCACCTCGAAGGGCACCTTCGCCTCCGCCAGCGTGCGCTTGGCGCGCACGATGCGCTGGGCCACGGTGGGCTCGGGCACGAGGAAGGCGCGCGCGATCTCCTCCGTGGTCAGCCCGCCCAAAAGCCGCAGCGTGAGCGCCACGCGCGCCTCGGAGGAGAGCACCGGGTGGCAGGCGGTGAGGATGAGGCGCAGCAGGTCGTCGCCCACGTGATCGTCGAGCGCCTCGTCCAGGTCCGGCACGGCCGCGGCCTGGTCCGCCTCCAGCTCGTGGCCCAGCTCCTCGTGCTTGCGCTCGCGCCGCTGCCCGTGGCGCAGCACGTCGATGGCGCGCCGCTTCGCGGTGGCCATGAGCCAGGCGCCCGGGTTCTGCGGCACCCCGCTCGCGGGCCACTTCTCCAGCGCCGCCACCAGCGCGTCCTGGGCGAGCTCCTCGGCGAGCCCCACGTCGCGCACCATGCGCACCAGC
This genomic interval from Aggregicoccus sp. 17bor-14 contains the following:
- the ptsP gene encoding phosphoenolpyruvate--protein phosphotransferase, encoding MLQVGLDDIRLGGSARDRDEAIALVGQALVERGFIAPGYVQAMLGRERQGSTLLGHGIAIPHGLPEARDQVHRTGIVVVQFPDGVPWGEGGRAHLAVGIAARSDEHIQVLANLTGVLGDAAVAARLAVTTDPAEVALHLNGRAAAPAPPAPVPRTERSVAVRAPSPHGLHARPATLLVATARRFQADVSLRLGERVANAKSVLSLLRLGAAGGCELTVSAEGPDAEAALQALVEAFARGLGDGPAPAPEASPAPAAPPRPIAAYEGRVLAGVSASPGIAAGPVWHFKRERLVVRERAADPAAERLRLQQAQAGAAAELRTLHDSFQQKAGEARAAIFRAHGELLADPELAEEAQRRIAAGESAGFAWRAAYEERAAALASLHDPLLAARAGDLRDVGRRVLRLLADEVSGSTRPPDHPVIIVAEDLEPSDTAKLDPRQVLGLCTASGGATSHTAIIARSLDLPAVAAVGPAALDLPDGLPCILDGDGGVLVVEPTEADLRTAAAQREASARLREEERRRAYEPALTTDGVRVEVGANISAPGQAQAAVDAGAEGIGLMRTEFLFLERDTPPGEQEQLAAYEAILSAFNGLPVILRTMDIGGDKAVPYLDLPAEANPFLGVRGLRLSLQRPDLLRTQLRAILRASRRGLARVMFPMVTSLDELLQARAILEEVRREVGAPPLEVGIMIEVPAAVVMADQLAQHVDFFSIGTNDLTQYVLAMDRLHPVLAPQADGLHPAVLRMVRQTVEAARGAGIWVGACGGIAGEPAGALVLAGLGVTELSVSIPSVAAIKAKLRSRSMRELEQLAQRALQCRTAAEVRALLCPPSFDTGAARVPQSPRSPPWNPQAQ
- the pfkB gene encoding 1-phosphofructokinase, producing MEPAGAVTVTLNAALDHSLECAHFRAGEVNRVSAHWQTPGGKGVNVAAFLSGWVKPVAAAGFLGRDNAAPFEALFRERGIEDRCVRVAGETRANLKVLDRERDAVTDLNLPGVRVGPSEWSALLAQVDALAHRQPLFVLAGSLPEGLPGDAYAQLVRRLRAAGCRVALDASGAPLRHGVRERPHLLKPNLRELEELVQRRLPDRAAVLAAARGLVADGVEQVVVSLGAEGALWVEARQALYARPPAPERLVSTVGAGDALLAGVLAGLALGEPAAAALRRGTAFAVGTLGCAGPVLPGHAELEALGARVQVEEVR
- a CDS encoding PTS fructose-like transporter subunit IIB, with protein sequence MAKLVAVTACPTGIAHTFMAAEALVRVAAARGHALRVETQGAQGPRTPLTPEEIAEADAVIIAADTFVEERRFVGKPLHRTSTAQAIRDTEGVLTEALRLAGLALTSEPAAQAQVIPLASRRRHLVAVTACPTGIAHTFMAAEALKRAAEAAGCDIKVETQGSVGARNTLTPEEISSADAVIIGADTHVSLERFAGKRLLQTSVGDALKRARGVVDEALALPPPQATAAPVQAAPAARRPAEGGPYTHLLTGVSFMLPVVVAGGLLLALSYVFGLEAARQPGTLAAALSQVGAAAFALMVPVLAGYIAFSIADRPGLTPGLVGGLLAMQLQAGFLGGIVAGLLAGYLARWLRAAIRLPANLEGLKPVLVLPLLSTLGVGLLMVYVVGAPAAWLMAAMTRFLQGLSGANAVLLGALLGAMMAVDMGGPVNKAAYAFSVGLLSSNTFTPMAAVMAAGMTPPLGIALATLVARSRFTRQEREAGKAAAVLGLAFITEGAIPFAAKDPLRVIPCLTAGAALTGALSMRAGVMLRAPHGGLFVLAIPGAVTPVLPYVLAILAGSAVSAAALALVKRPLQDERPAAGAGGG
- a CDS encoding ribonuclease H-like domain-containing protein, with amino-acid sequence MSREEAWLWGWDATPGIVSVWAETDGRALVWRRPPGGGGTLVREEARFRPWLLLASLEDLAHLGPRLRPESAGPAPGGAVTYEELEGPGQLRFLVRAQDGRALAQAVLEGARRRLGAGAPGHLRELGSDRVLTLPPEEQYLVATGRTYFRDLGFDDLRRLQLDLETTGLDPSEGRIFLVALRDPEGRAETLEVADGSDAAEADLLRRVLARVAAADPDVIENHNLHGFDLPFLAHRARVLGVPLALGRWGPPGLRQRPAARGSSLVRGSEGEGLRRARYTVPGRELIDTLDAVWRHDFSARDLPGHGLKAVARHLGLAGPEREHIPGARVHEVFLSDPARVRRYAMDDVREAAGVARLLGGAAFALARMAPRRYERLADAGPATGVLDPLLVRAYLRERSALPAHAPGDGTSHSGAALHLFATGVARRVVKADVASLYPSLMRQYRIGPARDRLGVLLALVDRLVEQRLAAKARARAAPRGSAERYTDEALSAAMKIVVNSAYGYMGAGGLTRFSDVHAANEVTRRGRLVLALLCRALAERGVTLLEADTDGVYFAVPEAWSEADERRVVAEVAALLPPRVRLEFDGRYAAMLSHEPKNYALQPYGGPLVLRGVAFRSSRAEPFGEDFLRRALACLLAGDVPGVREAYVQTVLALRRRQLPTLQVALRVRLTKSAPEYLSQRARRRELPYEALLAAGRSSWTLGERVRVYRATGGRAGLLPEPDADAGPEDPMALDPADPRDYDAEYYARLLRDSFAARLARALTPEDFGAVFADPGQPSLFEPVLSGVQPLLTVLPRTLDELAGEPLQED
- a CDS encoding PAS domain-containing protein; amino-acid sequence: MARLSSPAPDPAPLVETGAQVWLVEDSPLEAQRTLSLLSGQYTVVHFPEAASMLERLNGAVPPDLLLLDWQLPGVSGLEALRFVREQYDEVALPVLMITSRGAREDVREGLAAGANDYVAKPYDDVALLARVRTLVRVRRAFARAEDALSRAALARRELERERTHLRELFAIAPAIVGVTRGPEHRYALVNPLHQRVIGGVRPLLGRTVREAVPEVAEQGILARLDEVYRTGVPYEGSEVPLRLDRHGDGRLEDAWFTFVYQPTRDVDGKVDGVATFGFEVTAHVLARRELEAIALALRASEERLQLVVDAIPALIAFIDVEQRYVLGNEAYRSWFGVDPASLPGRRISEVLGPESYRGVLPYVQRALAGEAVRFETPFVFGGGRRGHLQAAYVPYRGEGGRVLGYVAIGWDMTREHEVRESLRQQADFERQLIGIVSHDLRNPLHGIQLSAATMLRRPGLDERHAVIAQRILATSERMARMIRDLLDFTRARRGGGLSLEPAPLDLHALATQGVDEVLLTHPERQVERVAEGDGRGSWDADRLAQLLSNLLVNALAYSPPDSRVSVLTRGEGDHVLLQVHNWGEPIPPDQLQRMFQPFERGENKVNDAGRSIGLGLFIVLGIARAHGGQVEVESSAAEGTTFRVRLPRSPLPLGEG
- a CDS encoding RNA polymerase sigma factor yields the protein MSTDEKTDKAHRAIHAVWRIESARLIAGLVRMVRDVGLAEELAQDALVAALEKWPASGVPQNPGAWLMATAKRRAIDVLRHGQRRERKHEELGHELEADQAAAVPDLDEALDDHVGDDLLRLILTACHPVLSSEARVALTLRLLGGLTTEEIARAFLVPEPTVAQRIVRAKRTLAEAKVPFEVPRGAELTERLSSVLEVIYLVFNEGYAATAGDDWMRPALCEDALRLGRILAELAPQEPEVHGLVALMEIQASRAGARVGPTGEPVLLLEQNRAQWNPLLIRRGLTALARAEALGDAHGPYVLQAAIAACHARARRAEDTDWARIAALYAALAALTRSPVVELNRAVAVSMAEGPEAGLALVDALQSERALERYHLLPAVRADLLAKLGRYAEAKDELERAAALTKNDRERRLLLERAAACARDAAVSGAKGS